A genome region from Paralichthys olivaceus isolate ysfri-2021 chromosome 6, ASM2471397v2, whole genome shotgun sequence includes the following:
- the LOC109630593 gene encoding mitogen-activated protein kinase 14A encodes MESPMKNSPVEAGFHRLEIQKTTWDVPERYTTLSSVGSGAYGTVCSATDQKTKEKVAIKKLHRPFQSLIHAKRAYRELRLLRHIQHENVICLLDVFTPDSTLEKFTTFYLVMPLVAQDLSHIMKRRRLTDRIITYLFYQLLRGLKYIHSAGIIHRDLKPGNLAVNENCELKILDFGLARQTESEMTGYVVTRWYRAPEIIFNWMHYSQTVDVWSAACILAEMITGQVLFQGHDSIDQLKKILRLTGTPDSSLVQKMQSKDAQSYVRGLPPQKKKNFKDVFPSMDKNAVDLLEGMLLLDPETRLTAKQSLPHPFLAEYHDPECEPDSEPYDDSFESLELAVGEWKSLIHMEIMTFDPDNPSKTAM; translated from the exons ATGGAGTCCCCGATGAAGAATTCCCCCGTCGAAGCGGGGTTTCACAGACTGGAGATCCAGAAAACGACGTGGGACGTCCCGGAGAGGTACACCACGCTGAGCTCCGTGGGCTCCGGAGCCTACGGGACAGTCTG CTCCGCCACTGACCAGAAGACCAAGGAGAAGGTGGCCATCAAGAAGCTGCACCGGCCTTTCCAGTCCCTCATCCACGCCAAACGGGCCTACAGGGAACTCAGGCTGCTCCGCCACATCCAGCATGAAAAT gTGATCTGCCTCCTTGACGTCTTCACACCGGATTCCACACTGGAAAAATTTACAACCTT TTACCTAGTAATGCCATTAGTAGCCCAAGACCTGAGCCACAttatgaagaggagaagattaACTGATCGTATCATCACGTACCTGTTCTACCAGCTTCTAAGAGGACTCAAG TATATTCACTCTGCAGGGATCATTCATCGG GATCTGAAGCCTGGTAACCTCGCTGTGAATGAGAACTGTGAATTAAAG ATCCTGGATTTTGGCTTGGCGAGACAGACCGAGAGTGAGATGACTGGTTATGTGGTAACACGCTGGTACAGAGCACCAGAGATCATATTCAACTGGATGCACTACAGTCAGACAG TGGATGTCTGGTCAGCCGCCTGTATCCTGGCAGAGATGATTACTGGCCAGGTACTTTTCCAAGGACACGACA GTATCGATCAGCTGAAAAAGATCCTCCGCCTGACAGGAACACCAGACTCCTCCCTGGTTCAGAAGATGCAGAGTAAAGAC GCGCAGTCATACGTGCGAGGTCTCCctccacagaagaagaaaaacttcaAGGATGTGTTTCCGTCCATGGATAAAAATG CTGTGGACCTGCTGGAGgggatgctgctgctggatccAGAGACGAGGCTGACAGCCAAGCAGAGTCTTCCACACCCCTTCCTGGCTGAATACCATGACCCAGAGTGTGAGCCGGACTCTGAGCCTTATGACGACTCCTTTGAGAGCCTGGAGCTGGCTGTTGGCGAATGGAAGA GTCTTATCCACATGGAGATCATGACCTTCGACCCTGACAACCCCAGTAAAACAGCTATGTAA
- the krt5 gene encoding keratin, type II cytoskeletal 5: MASSYSVKSRTSFSGSRSGGGGGGGRYSSQSAVMQRGPSRQSTSVVRSSFGGGMGSFGGGGSYGGGAYGSGGGGGGGYGSSGGSFSSSSAFGLGSAFGSGGGGGGGGMIIPQISNVTVNQSLLAPLTLTIDPNISSVRTAEKDQIKGLNNRFASFIDKVRFLEQQNKMLETKWSLMQDQTTTRSNIDAMFEAYIANLRRQLDGLGNEKVKLEGELRNMQGLVEDFKNKYEDEINKRAGVENEFVLLKKDVDGAYMNKVELEAKVDALQDEINFLRSVYEAELRELQGQIKDTSVIVEMDNSRNLDMDAIVAEVKQQYQEIADRSRAEAESWYQQKFSEMQASAGSAGDDLRNTKSEIAELNRMISRLQNEIEAVKGQRANLEAQIAEAEERGELAVKDAKLRIKDLEDALQRAKQDMASQVREYQELMNVKLALDIEIATYKKLLEGEESRIAAGPAIATIHMQSSSSAYGGGSASGMGGGGGYGGGSYGGSMSMGGGGSGYGSSLSMGGGGGYGSSMSSGGGGVVSSRSSTMYSMRR, from the exons ATGGCGTCCTCGTACAGCGTTAAATCCAGGACCAGCTTCTCTGGCAGCCgtagtggtggaggaggaggaggaggaagatatTCCTCACAATCTGCTGTTATGCAGAGGGGGCCATCCCGGCAAAGCACCTCAGTTGTTAGGTCAAGCTTTGGTGGAGGAATGGGAAGTTTTGGAGGTGGTGGTAGTTACGGAGGTGGTGCCTATGgatctggtggtggtggtggtggtggttatGGATCCAGTGGTGGGTCATTTTCTTCTAGCAGTGCTTTTGGATTAGGTTCTGCCTttggcagtggtggtggtggtggcggtggaGGTATGATAATCCCCCAAATCTCAAACGTCACAGTCAACCAGAGCCTGCTGGCTCCTCTGACCCTTACGATTGACCCGAACATCAGTTCTGTCCGTACCGCAGAGAAAGATCAGATCAAGGGTCTAAACAACCGCTTCGCTAGCTTCATTGACAAG GTGCGATTCCTGGAGCAGCAGAACAAAATGCTGGAGACCAAGTGGAGCCTGATGCAGGATCAGACCACCACCCGCTCCAACATCGACGCCATGTTCGAGGCCTACATCGCCAACCTGCGCAGACAGCTGGATGGACTTGGCAACGAGAAGGTCAAGCTGGAGGGAGAGCTGAGAAACATGCAGGGACTGGTGGAGGACTTCAAGAACAA ATATGAAGATGAAATCAACAAGCGTGCTGGTGTGGAGAATGAGTTTGTGCTCCTCAAGAAG GATGTAGATGGTGCCTACATGAACAAAGTTGAGCTAGAGGCCAAGGTTGATGCCCTTCAGGATGAGATTAACTTCCTCAGAAGTGTCTACGAGGCG GAACTGCGTGAACTCCAGGGACAGATCAAGGACACTTCAGTCATTGTGGAGATGGACAACAGCCGCAACCTGGACATGGATGCTATTGTGGCTGAAGTCAAGCAGCAGTATCAAGAAATCGCTGACCGCAGCCGTGCTGAGGCTGAGAGCTGGTACCAGCAGAAG TTCAGTGAGATGCAGGCCTCTGCCGGCTCTGCGGGAGACGACCTCCGCAACACTAAGAGTGAGATTGCTGAGCTCAACCGTATGATTTCACGCCTCCAGAATGAGATTGAGGCAGTCAAGGGACAG CGTGCCAACCTGGAGGCCCAGATCGCTGAGGCTGAGGAGCGTGGTGAGCTGGCCGTCAAGGACGCCAAGCTCCGTATCAAGGACCTAGAGGATGCCCTGCAGAGAGCCAAACAGGACATGGCCAGCCAGGTCCGTGAGTACCAGGAGCTCATGAACGTCAAGCTGGCTCTAGATATTGAGATTGCAACCTACAAGAAGCTGCTGGAAGGAGAGGAATCCAG AATTGCCGCTGGTCCTGCAATAGCTACCATCCATATGCAGAGCTCAAGCTCCGCCTACG GTGGCGGTAGTGCAAGCGGCATGGGAGGAGGTGGCGGCTATGGAGGCGGCAGCTATGGAGGCAGCATGAGCATGGGAGGCGGCGGCAGCGGCTATGGAAGCAGCTTGAGCATGGGAGGCGGCGGCGGCTATGGAAGCAGCATGAGCAGTGGAGGAGGCGGTGTCGTATCATCAAGATCCTCCACCATGTACAGCATGCGCCGTTAA